The segment GACCAGCCCGGAGCGCCTCTGGGAGGCGATCACCGACAGCGAGATGCGGAGCAAGTACACCTTCGGCTGCCGCATCACCTCGGACTGGGCCCCGGGCTCTCGCTACGAGCAGAGCCACCCGTCCCACCCCGAGCTGCTCGGCGAGGGCGAGATCCTCGAGGCCGACCCGCCGCGGCGGCTGATCCAGAGCATGGTGGCCCTCTGGAGCGAGGACGTGCGCAGCGAGGGCACCTCGAGGGTGACCTGGGAGATCGAACCCGTCGGCGACTCCTGCCGGCTGACGGTCACCCACGATCAGCTGCGCGAGGGGGCCAACGACCAGCTCTACGGTGGCTGGCCGATGATCCTCTCCGGCCTGAAGACGCTGCTCGAGACCGGCGAGCTGCTCACCACCCCCGGGTCGCTGATGTACGCGCGACCCGCCTGACCGCGCCGCTGCCCGACGCCGGGCGGGGGAACAGGGCGACCGCCCGTCGGTGCGGCGGACACGGTCCCGAAGTCCGGCGATGCGGGGCGGTCGATCAGCCGCGGATCCCGGCGCAGCAGCATAGAGGGGTTCACAGGACCAGTGAGGAGTGCACCCGATGACGCGTGAGGGCAGCGTCGGCATCAGCGACCGGGTCCGCGACCACACCGAGCGGTTCCGCCGCCTCCTCGACGATGAGGTCGCACCGCTGGAGCAGCAGCTCGCCGGCAGGGGCGTCGGCACCGCCGGGCAGCCGCACCTGGACGAGGCCGGGCGGATGCACCCGGAGGTCTGGGAGGCGCGCCGAGAGGTGCAGCGCCGTGCCGCCAGAGCCGGTCTGTACGCGCCGCACACCGCCGCGGAGGTGGGTGGGGGCGGCTTCTCGCGGGTGGAGATGCACCACGTCGAGGAGTTCGTCTACCGGCATTCCGGTCTGGGTCTCGGGCTGGCGGCGCTGGCCTGGACCGAGGGTCCCAGCCCGGCGTTCGAGCACTGCTCGGCGGCGGCGCGCGAGCGGTACCTGACCCCGCTGATCGACGGCGAGATCACCGCGGCGTTCGCCAACACCGAGCCGGACGTCGGCTCCGACGTGCTGCGGATGTCGACCCGGGCCCGACCCGACGGCGGCGACTGGATCGTCAGCGGGCGCAAGTCCTGGATCACCAACGCGCACTTCGCCGATGTCGTGGCGGTGGTGGCGGTCACGGAGCCCGGTGCGGGCACCAGGTCGCTGTCGATGTTCCTGGTCGACGGCGACGCCCCCGGGTTCCGCCGCGGCCGCGACATCCCCACGATGCTCGACGACGGACTGACCGGCGAGCTCGAGCTCACCGACGTCCGGGTGCCGGCGGAGAACGTCGTCGGGCAGATCGGCGACGGCTTCGCGCTGGCGATGTCGTGGATCAACTGGCGGCGGCTGTGCCGGGGCGGGATGTGTGCGGGCTGGGGGGCGTGGCTTCTCGACCGCGCGCTCGCCTACGCCCAGGAGCGGAGGTCCGGAGGCCGGCCGATCGCCTCGCTGCAGGCGGTGCAGCACCTGCTGGCGAGCATGGACGCCGACATCTACCAGGCCCGGGCCGCGTCGCTGGTCGCCCAGGCCGAGCTCGACGAGCTGGGGCCCTTCCGCATCCCGCTGCACCCCGACGCCCCCCGGCTGATCAGCCTGGTCAAGCTGATCAACGACGAGGCCTTCTTCCGGGTCGCGGACAACGCGGTGCAGGCCCGCGGCGCCCGGGGGCTGCTGCGCGGCTCCCCCGAGGAGAAGCTGTTCCGGGTGGCGCGGAACCTGCGCATCCCGGCCGGGACCGTGGAGATCCAGCGCAACGCCATCGCCCGCGGCCTGCTGCGCCACCGGGAGCCGGTGTCGTGAGCACCCCGGCGGCTGCCCTGGCGTGCGTGACCGGGCGTTTCCAGCCGGTGCACGCCCAGCACCTGGAGCTGTTCGAGATCGCCCTGCGCGGCGCCGACCGGCTGGTGGTGGCGATCACCAACCCCGACCCCGGCGCGCTCCGCGAGGAGGCGACCTCGGCGCACCGGCACCGGCCCTCGGCCAACCCCTTCAGCTACTACGAGCGGGTTCGGATGCTCGAGGCCGCGCTCGCCGACCGCGGCCTCGTCGAGCGGACCACGATGGTGCCGTTCGACCTCACCCGGCCCGAGCACTGGCCCGGCTACGTGCCCCTGCACGCCCGGCACCTGGTGCGCGCCTACAGCGACTGGGAACGGCGGAAGGCGGGGCTGCTCGCCGCTGCCGGATACGCCGTCCAGGTCATCGAGGGTGACCCGGTCGGGCGTCTGTCCGGGACCGTCATCCGAGCCCGGATCGAGCAGGGCTCGGACTGGGAGGAGCTGGTGCCCGCCGCGGTGGTCCCGGTGCTCAAGACCCTGCTCACCCCGGTCACGACAGCCGACCGGCGATGAGACCGGCCAGCGACCGAGACGACCGCCTGCCGATCGTCCTGGTCGTGCTCGACGGGCTGGGCGACCGGCCGATCCCGGAGCTCGGCGGGCGCACCCCGGCCGAGGCCGCGCACACCCCGAACCTCGACGCGCTCGCCCGGGCCGGTGCCAGCGGCTGGCACCTGCCCTTCGGCTGGGGCCGCGCCCCGACCTCCGAGCTCGCGCACTGGGCGATGTTCGGCTTCGCCGGCGTCCCGTTCCCCGGCCGCGCGGTGCTGGAGGCCCTCGGCGCCGGCCTGCCGGTCGTCCCCAACACCGCCGTCGCCCACGCCGCGCTGCGAACCTCCTGCCGCGAGCGCGACCTGCTCTGGATCACCGGCCGGGCGGGCCGGGCGGACGAGTCCGACGCGGCCGCGCTGCTGGCCGAGCTCGAGCCCGTGCTCGCCCCCCTCGAGGTGCGGCTGCAGCCGCTCGGTGGCGGTGGCGAGGCGCTGCTGACCTCGCCCGCCCACGCCAATGCGGACGTGACCGACTCCGACCCGTTCTTCGAGACCCTCCACCCCTGGCTGCGGCCCCTGCCCACCAGCCCGCGCGGCGCGGCCTTCGCCGAGGCGCTGACCGCGGTCCTGGGTGCCGCGCGCGCCCACCTCGTGGCCAGCGGGGTCAACGCGGCCCGGCGGCAGCGCGGGCTCCCCGCGCTGGATGTGCTCACCACGAAGTGGGCGGGGACGCGCGGGGAGATCCCGAGCTTCGTCGAGCAGGTCGGAGTCGCCGGCGCGGCGGTCACCGGCACCCGCCTCTACCGAGGCCTCGCCGCCGCGCTCGGCATGTCCGCGATCCATCTCCCAGCCGTCGACGACCTCGAGTCGGACCTCGCGTCCCGGGTGCAGGCCGCGACCGAGCTGGTCGCCGGCGGGGCACGGTTCGTGCACGTGCACACCAAGGCGACGGACGAGGCCGGCCACAGCAAGCAGCCCCACGCCAAGCGGGACGTGCTGACGGCGGTCGACCGGGGCCTCGCCGGCCTGTCCGGGCTGGCGGCGGGCGCGATCGTCGCGGTCACCGGCGACCACGCCACCCCGTCCACCCACGGGGTGATGCACGCCGGTGAGCCGACCCCGCTCGTCGTCGCCGGCCCCACCGTGCGGGCCGACGAGGTGACCGAGTTCGGGGAGAGGCCCGCCCACCGAGGCTGGTACGGCCACATCCGCGCCGACGAGCTGCTCCCTCTGCTGCTCGGCCAGGCCAACCGGCCCGTCCTCCTCGGCCACCGGATCACGCCGCGCCCGGTCATCGCCCTCGCCGACCACCCGGAACCGCTGCGCGTCCCGGAGCCCTGAGCTCGAGGCCGCGGTGTGCGGTCGCGCCTTCCACGACTCGGACGATGGCCACTCGCCGGGTGACCGCTTCGACACGGCGTCCCGGTCGCGCCGGCACCGCTACTTCAGGGCGAACTCACCGACACCCTTGACCTGGGTGACGGGGTTGAGGACGCAGTCCCCCTTCGTCGGGGTGAGCTCGATGGTGCCCTTCGTCCGGCTGCCCTCGAAGTCGGCATGGACGACCCCACCCTTGGTGGACGGCTGGCCGAAGGTGATCTTGATGTGATCGGTGAAGGTCCTGCCGCCGATGGTGAAGGTGGGGTCGCCCTCGGCGACGCCGCCACCCTGGCAGGTCCCCGACACCGTGCCGCTGTCGGTGTAGTCCCCGGAGCCGCTGATGCCGCCACTGCACATGGCGGTGCCGCCGCCCGGGTCGGTGAAGGTGCCGGTGCTGGACTGGAAGGAGAGGCCGGGGCTCAGGTTGGGGACGTGCTGGAACGTGCAGTGGGTCCCCGAATCCGCTCGGGAGTGGGTGACCCCGACGGCGCCGACGGCGCCAAGGCCGAGGGTCACCGTGGCTGCGAACATGACGGCCCTGCGCACCATGGGGTTCTCCTCAGCGGCGCCCACGACCTGGGCGGGGACCCCGATGGTCGCATTCGCGGGTTGAGCCGAGATACGTGCAAAAGCAGGAGGGCCTCCGAGGAGTTCCTTCCCCAGTCGTCCTGAACCGCAACCCAGGTCGGGCAGGCGCTGCACATCCTGAAGAGGGCGACGTCAGTACCCGGTGTCGTGTGCCAGGTTGCCGTAGTACTTCCCGGCGATCGGGTGGCTCGTGTCGCCCAGGAAGCCCTGGTCCGCCGGTCGGGCGGCGGCGTCGGCCCGGAGCCTGGCGATGATCCGGGCCGGCGTCATGCCGGTGCAGGGGCCGGCGTCGATGCAGCGGGCGACAAGGCCTGCGACGTGGGGCGAGGCCATGGAGGTGCCGGAGATCGTCTTGGTCCCGCCGTCGTTCCATGTCGAGGTGATGCAGACGCCGGGAGCGGCGATGGTGTGGTTGGCGTCGGCCGAGCCGGGGACGGCGTAGTCGGAGAAGGTGGCGGCGGTGTCGTCCTTCTGCCGGCCGCTGCACGGGCTCGTGGACACGAGGCCGCCCGGCTTGCCGTCGAAGTCGGCCATGGCGGTGACCGCAAGCACCTCGCCATAGGCGGCCGGCGCCGAGCCGGCCAGGTCCCCACTCTCGTTGCCGGCGGCGGCCACGACGGTCACGCCGGCACCGGTCACCCGGCAGACCGCGGTGTGCAACGGGTCCTGGTCCGTTGCGCCGCAGTTGCCGTCGTCCGACCCCTGGCCGCCGAGGCTCATGTTGACCACCTTGATGTTGTCGGCGGCGGCGTTCTTGGCCACCCAGTTGAGCCCGCAGATCACGGCCGAGGTGCTTCCCGACCCGTCGGCGTCGAAGACCCGGACGGCGTAGAGCGGGGTGCCAGGCGAGACGCCGATCACGCCGGGGATCCCCCTGCCGGCCACGATGCCGGCGACGTGGGTGCCGTGGCCGTTGTCGTCGGCCGTGCTGCCGGAGAGGTCGCCGGACGAGGAGGAGCAGTCGTGACCGCCGACAACATTGAGGTCGGGCCGGTTCATGATCCCGGTGTCGAGGAGGGCGACCGCCGCCTTCCTGGCCGGGGAGGTCGTGACCGCGACCGTGCCGTCGGGGTTGAGCGCGGGTGCGGCGCCGATCCGGGCAACGCCGGTGGGCACCGCTGGGAGCGTCGCCGGCGTCGTGCCGGCGAGGAGCTGGACGGGCCGATCAGGCGTGACATAGGCGACCCGTGGGTCATGCTGGAGGGTGCCGAGGGCGAGCCGCGGGAGCGACACGACGAGGGTGTCGACCGTCCCGAAGAGGCTGTCGACGGTGGCGCCCAGCCCGGTCGCGGTGCTGGCCACGTCCGAGGCCACGGCGGAGCTCTTGAGGACGACGACGTACCGCGAGGTCCCGGGGGCGGAGTCTCCCGCCACCGAAGAGAGCGACATCGCCACCGGGGCGACGCACAACGCGAGCACGGAAACCAGCCATCGACGGCGCATCGCTCGACCTCCCTACTCGACTGCTGGACCGGAGGCGGGGGCCTCCGGCGCGCGCCGCGATCAGACGGGATGTCGCAGCAGTCCGCTCGAACTGGCACGTGAGCCCGGCGCGACCGCCGAACTGTGATCGAGACTATCGGCGGGACGGTCGGGGTCGGACTGTCCGTCGGTACCGTGTCCATCGGCCCGACGGACGGGGTTCAATCCCGTCGGCCACGGTCTCCGCGGCGCGGTTGCCCCACGCTCCCCACGACGCCGGGAGGGACGTTCCCGAGCTCGGTGCGCGAGCCGATGCCGAGCTTGGTGAAGACCTTGTGCAGGTGGTACTCGACGGTGCGCGGGCTCAGGAAGAGTCGGGCGCCGATCTCCTGGTTGCTGAGGCCCTCGTTCGCGAGGCGCGCGATCTGCATCTCCTGAGCGGTGAGGCGGCCGCCGGACCCGGCCCTCGGCTTGGGCGCGCGCTCGCCGGTGGCGAGCAGCTCGCGGGCGGCGCGGTCCGAGAAAGCCTTCGCACCCATCGGCACGAGCATCCGGTGCGCGGTCCGCAGCTGCTCGCGGGCGTCGAGCCGCCGCTGTTCGCCTCGCAGCCACTCGCCGTAGAGGAGATGGGCGCGGGCGAGGTGGAGCCTGACGCGGGTGCGGCTCAGCCGGTCGAGCGCCTCGTGGAAGAGGTCCTCGGCGTCCCGGCCCTCCGCCACGAGCGCGCGCGAGCAGGCGAGCGCTCCCAGTGCCAGCTCGGCCCCGGTGCAGTGAGCGAGCTCGGACAGCTGCTCCAGGAAGGGACCCGCGAGCTCGGGCCGGCCACATCGCGCCGCCGCCTCGATCAGCTCGGGAAGCGCCCGGCTGATGGTGCCGGGCGCACACGCGCGCTGTGCGGCGGCCAGCGCGGTGCCGTACTTCCCGAGGCCGTTGTGGAGGATCGCGGTCGAGTACTCGATGGTGGTGATCGCATACCCCTCACCACGAGCCTCCGCGTCCTCGAGCATCTCCTCGGCAATCCGGTCATAGGTCGGCTCGACGCCGCGCAGGGCGGCGAGGTAGACCTCGGCATAGGAGATGTACGGGCTCCCGGTCGCGGTCGTGATCGATCGGGCCTCCTCGATCAGCGCCTCCCCCGCATCGAGGTCGCCGGTCATCAGGGTCGCCCCGGTCATGTGGTTGAGGGCGAGCGGGAGCAGGGTCAGCGCGCCGGCCGCGCGCGCGACCTCCACCCAGCGCGTACCGAGGGTGAGCCAGGCCTCGTGGTCCCACAGCTCCCGCGCGGCGCGCACCGCGGAGTGGAGGGTCCGGAGATCGTCGCTGTGGCGACAGGCGCCGAGCGCCCGCTCCAGCGGGGGCACTGCCGCCGCGTACCCCTCGCT is part of the Candidatus Dormiibacterota bacterium genome and harbors:
- a CDS encoding acyl-CoA dehydrogenase family protein; translated protein: MTREGSVGISDRVRDHTERFRRLLDDEVAPLEQQLAGRGVGTAGQPHLDEAGRMHPEVWEARREVQRRAARAGLYAPHTAAEVGGGGFSRVEMHHVEEFVYRHSGLGLGLAALAWTEGPSPAFEHCSAAARERYLTPLIDGEITAAFANTEPDVGSDVLRMSTRARPDGGDWIVSGRKSWITNAHFADVVAVVAVTEPGAGTRSLSMFLVDGDAPGFRRGRDIPTMLDDGLTGELELTDVRVPAENVVGQIGDGFALAMSWINWRRLCRGGMCAGWGAWLLDRALAYAQERRSGGRPIASLQAVQHLLASMDADIYQARAASLVAQAELDELGPFRIPLHPDAPRLISLVKLINDEAFFRVADNAVQARGARGLLRGSPEEKLFRVARNLRIPAGTVEIQRNAIARGLLRHREPVS
- a CDS encoding adenylyltransferase/cytidyltransferase family protein; its protein translation is MSTPAAALACVTGRFQPVHAQHLELFEIALRGADRLVVAITNPDPGALREEATSAHRHRPSANPFSYYERVRMLEAALADRGLVERTTMVPFDLTRPEHWPGYVPLHARHLVRAYSDWERRKAGLLAAAGYAVQVIEGDPVGRLSGTVIRARIEQGSDWEELVPAAVVPVLKTLLTPVTTADRR
- a CDS encoding alkaline phosphatase family protein is translated as MRPASDRDDRLPIVLVVLDGLGDRPIPELGGRTPAEAAHTPNLDALARAGASGWHLPFGWGRAPTSELAHWAMFGFAGVPFPGRAVLEALGAGLPVVPNTAVAHAALRTSCRERDLLWITGRAGRADESDAAALLAELEPVLAPLEVRLQPLGGGGEALLTSPAHANADVTDSDPFFETLHPWLRPLPTSPRGAAFAEALTAVLGAARAHLVASGVNAARRQRGLPALDVLTTKWAGTRGEIPSFVEQVGVAGAAVTGTRLYRGLAAALGMSAIHLPAVDDLESDLASRVQAATELVAGGARFVHVHTKATDEAGHSKQPHAKRDVLTAVDRGLAGLSGLAAGAIVAVTGDHATPSTHGVMHAGEPTPLVVAGPTVRADEVTEFGERPAHRGWYGHIRADELLPLLLGQANRPVLLGHRITPRPVIALADHPEPLRVPEP
- a CDS encoding S8 family serine peptidase is translated as MRRRWLVSVLALCVAPVAMSLSSVAGDSAPGTSRYVVVLKSSAVASDVASTATGLGATVDSLFGTVDTLVVSLPRLALGTLQHDPRVAYVTPDRPVQLLAGTTPATLPAVPTGVARIGAAPALNPDGTVAVTTSPARKAAVALLDTGIMNRPDLNVVGGHDCSSSSGDLSGSTADDNGHGTHVAGIVAGRGIPGVIGVSPGTPLYAVRVFDADGSGSTSAVICGLNWVAKNAAADNIKVVNMSLGGQGSDDGNCGATDQDPLHTAVCRVTGAGVTVVAAAGNESGDLAGSAPAAYGEVLAVTAMADFDGKPGGLVSTSPCSGRQKDDTAATFSDYAVPGSADANHTIAAPGVCITSTWNDGGTKTISGTSMASPHVAGLVARCIDAGPCTGMTPARIIARLRADAAARPADQGFLGDTSHPIAGKYYGNLAHDTGY